The following are encoded together in the Peromyscus leucopus breed LL Stock chromosome 1, UCI_PerLeu_2.1, whole genome shotgun sequence genome:
- the Dusp5 gene encoding dual specificity protein phosphatase 5, translated as MKVTSLDGRQLRKMLRKEAEARCVVLDCRPYLAFAASSVRGSLNVNLNSVVLRRARGGAVSARYVLPDEAARARLLQEGGGGVAAVVVLDQGSRHWQKLREESAARVVLTSLLACLPAGPRVYFLKGGYETFYSQYPECCVDVKPVSQEKIESERGLLSQCGKPVLSVTLRPAYDQGGPVEILPFLYLGSAYHASKCEFLANLHITALLNVSRRASEACTTHLHYKWIPVEDSHTADISSHFQEAIEFIDCVKEEGGKVLVHCEAGVSRSPTICMAYLMKTKQFRLKEAFDYVKQRRSVISPNFGFMGQLLQYESEILPSTPTPQPPSCQGEAASSSLIDHLQTLSPEMQGAYCTFPTSVLAPAPTHSTVAELHRSSVATATSC; from the exons ATGAAGGTCACGTCGCTCGACGGGCGCCAGCTGCGCAAGATGCTCCGCAAGGAGGCAGAGGCGCGCTGCGTGGTGCTCGACTGCCGGCCCTACCTGGCCTTCGCCGCGTCCAGCGTGCGCGGCTCGCTCAACGTCAACCTCAACTCGGTGGTGCTGCGGCGGGCCCGGGGCGGCGCGGTGTCTGCGCGCTACGTGCTGCCCGACGAGGCGGCGCGCGCCCGGCTGCTGCAGGAGGGCGGCGGCGGCGTGGCGGCGGTGGTCGTGCTGGACCAAGGCAGCCGCCACTGGCAGAAGCTGCGGGAGGAGAGCGCCGCGCGCGTCGTGCTCACCTCGCTGCTGGCCTGCCTGCCCGCCGGCCCGCGGGTCTACTTCCTTAAAG GGGGATATGAGACTTTCTACTCACAATATCCTGAGTGCTGTGTGGATGTGAAGCCCGTTTCCCAAGAGAAGATCGAAAGTGAGAGAGGCCTCCTCAGCCAGTGTGGAAAGCCGGTTCTCAGTGTCACCCTCAGACCAGCCTATGACCAG GGCGGCCCCGTTGaaatccttcccttcctctacCTTGGAAGTGCCTACCATGCATCCAAGTGCGAGTTCCTCGCCAACCTGCACATCACAGCCCTGCTGAATGTTTCCCGCCGGGCCTCCGAGGCCTGCACCACCCACCTACACTACAAATGGATCCCTGTGGAGGACAGCCACACTGCTGACATTAGCTCCCACTTTCAAGAAGCAATAGAGTTTATCG ACTGTGTCAAGGAAGAAGGAGGCAAGGTCCTCGTCCACTGTGAGGCTGGGGTCTCCCGGTCGCCCACCATCTGCATGGCGTACCTCATGAAGACCAAGCAGTTCCGCCTGAAGGAGGCCTTCGACTACGTCAAGCAGAGGAGGAGCGTGATCTCTCCCAACTTTGGCTTCATGGGACAGCTTCTTCAGTATGAGTCTGAGATCTTGCCTTCCACACCCACGCCCCAGCCTCCGTCCTGCCAAGGGGAGGCAGCCAGCTCCTCCCTTATAGACCACTTACAGACACTGAGCCCTGAAATGCAGGGTGCCTACTGCACATTTCCTACCTCAGTGCTGGCGCCAGCGCCCACCCACTCCACAGTCGCAGAGCTCCACAGGAGCTCTGTGGCCACAGCCACATCCTGCTGA